In Marmota flaviventris isolate mMarFla1 chromosome 15, mMarFla1.hap1, whole genome shotgun sequence, a single window of DNA contains:
- the Chchd7 gene encoding coiled-coil-helix-coiled-coil-helix domain-containing protein 7 — translation MPVVTHRLRDPDINPCLLESDASSRCMDENNYDKERCSSYFLKYKNCRRFWNSIMIQRRQNGVTPFMPTAAERDEILGAMGKMPY, via the exons ATGCCCGTGGTGACGCACCGATTGAGAGATCCTGACATAAATCCTTGTTTGTTG GAATCTGATGCTTCTAGCAGATGTATGGATGAAAATAACTATGATAAGGAAAGATGTTCCAGTTACTTCTTGAAGTACAAAAACTGCCGGAGATTTTGG AATTCCATCATGATCCAAAGAAGACAAAATGGAGTGACACCATTTATGCCCACAGCAGCAGAAAGAGATGAAATCTTGGGAGCAATGGGGAAAATGCCTTATTGA